The DNA segment GCCAGTGACACCGAACCGGCCGCGCCGAACGATGCGGCGATCGAGAGCGACGGCGAGCTCACCCTCTACGCTGGCCGCGACGAGGCGCTCATCGCACCGCTCATCGAGCAATTCACCGAAGACACCGGCATCGAGGTCAGCGCCCGCTACGGGTCGAGCCCCGAGCTCAACGCTCTCCTGCTCGAGGAGGGCGACAACTCGCCCGCCCAGGTATTCCTCTCGCAGGACGCCGGAGCCCTCGGCTCGCTCGCGAACGCCGACCTCGTGAGCAAGATCCCGGCCGAGTTCGCCGACCTCATCCCAGCCGGGTTCACGTCGGAGGACGACAGCTGGATCGGCGTCACCGGCCGCGCCCGCGTGATCGCCTACGACACAGAGAAGCTCAGCGAGGACGAGATTCCCGATGGCGTCGAAGAGCTGACCGACCCCAAGTGGAGCGGCCGGGTTGGCTTCCCGCCCGGAAACGCGAGCTTCCAGTCGTTCGTCACCGCGCTTCGCGTGCTCGAGGGCGAAGAGGATGCCGAGGCGTGGGTCGAAGGCATCAGCAAGAATTCGCCCGTGCTCACCGAGAAGAACGGCGCGACCCTCGACCTGGTCAACAGCGGCCAGCTCGACCTCGCTCTCATCAACCACT comes from the Marisediminicola antarctica genome and includes:
- a CDS encoding iron ABC transporter substrate-binding protein, with product MRTLRRGLILSAGVTALALTVAGCAPASDTEPAAPNDAAIESDGELTLYAGRDEALIAPLIEQFTEDTGIEVSARYGSSPELNALLLEEGDNSPAQVFLSQDAGALGSLANADLVSKIPAEFADLIPAGFTSEDDSWIGVTGRARVIAYDTEKLSEDEIPDGVEELTDPKWSGRVGFPPGNASFQSFVTALRVLEGEEDAEAWVEGISKNSPVLTEKNGATLDLVNSGQLDLALINHYYWYEDAAEVGADGMRAQLKFLPGDAGGMVNVTGAAILAGAEGDPDALAFIEYLVSEKAQQFFVENTYEYPLLPGVAAPEGLPELESLVNPQLDLSDLESLEITQELLAQYGLL